The DNA window AGTGCCTTAAAGGCTTTTAAAAAGACCTCTTGGCTAATATCTTTTGCTATTTCTCGATCACGAATCTGCCGGTAAATGAGATTATATATTTGCTTTTCATATTTAAGAACGAGAGGATTAAATGCCTCTATGTCACCATTTTGAAACCGATCAACGAGTTCGTCCTCGTCAATTTGTTCAAGTTCCGACGCTGTGTACGCACTGGTCGGTCTTCGGGTGTTCATCATGTTTTTTCTCCATATCAAGTCAAGTTTAAGGGACTTGGGTTCACGATACACAAGCGAACGCAAACCGGCTTAAACTTACACACCATAGGCCTTCAGAAAGTTCCAATTTTTTACTGTGAGTCCATCTTCTCCGCTGTCTTAGACAGATTAAAGAAGGTTTTCGTTCGTTTTTTGTCATTCAAAATGTTGACATGCCAGATGCTTTGCAGTATACTAACAGCAACTTTAGATTTTTCAGAAACGGTCCCAAATTGCCTTCTAAAAGAGAGATTCTGATGCGTCGGTATAGCATTCAAACCAAAATCGTTCTCCCATTTTTGCTTCTATTTGCTTGTGTCACGATCTTTGTGCCATTGCTAACAGTCGAACTATTTGCATGGAAGTACAGTGAACAGTTCACACGCGAAACCCAAGGATGGCTCAACACCATCGTAGAAACTGGATTTATTCGGGAGGATAGTGAGAAAGTCAAGAAAGCGTATAGTGTAGAAATTATGGTTTTCGGTTCTGATTACACACTTAATCATAGTACGTTGAGTGGACTCTCCGACGCTGAGCAGGATTGGGCGAATTTGGCAAAAAAAATGAGGCTGAGTGAGGTAAAAGATCACTTCCGAGAAGCGGGTAGTACACCCATCACACACGATGTGACGCTCGCCGGAAAGCCCTATAAGGTTTTTTATCTCTTGCTCCCACCTGAACGCTTCTACTGCTTATTGCGTCCGATGGAAAAGATAGCCGAAGCGAAGCGAACCCTGACATGGTATATGTTAGGTATCGCTGTTCTCGTTATGGCACTGATTGCTTTTATCAGCCATCGTATCGGTAAGAATTTGACGAACCCGATTAAGGTTTTGGTCGATTCTACGACGCGTGTCGCGACGGGCGACTTGGACGAGCTATGTGAGATCAAGACGCATGATGAAATTGGCGATCTCGCGGCTGCGTTCAACAAGATGACAAGGGATCTCAAAGCGTCGAGAGATCAGTTAATTCAAGCGGAACGCTTGGCGACAGCGGGAAAAATGTCTGCTTCATTCGCTCACGAGATCCGAAATCCGCTGTCATCTATGCGGATGTTAGCGCAGATGTTGATGCAGAAGCCCGAAATGTCGCCCGAAAAACACCAGCAATCCGTTCGTTATATCCTTGAGGAAATTGAGCGAATTGATACCATCGTGAAAGGTTTAATGGACTTCTCACGTCCATCGTCGCTTAATCTGAAACAACAAGCGATTACTCCTATTCTGCAAACGGTTCTATCTTTGATGGAAGCCAACTTAGCGCACCACAAAATACAACTCGTCTTAGATGTGTCATCTGAAACCCCAGAAATTCAATTTGATTCAGATAAATTGAAGCAGGCGTTTATGAATGTTGTGCTGAACGCCATAGAGGCGATGCCGCAAGGTGGAGTGCTGCGGGTGTCCACCTTTACAGAAAATGATAGCGTCTGTGTCAAGGTCAAGGATACGGGAATCGGGATACCAGAGGAAGATTTAGAACATCTCTTTGAGCCGTTTTTCACCCGGAAGACGAGAGGAACAGGGCTTGGGTTAGCAAATGTCAAACGAATTCTCGAAGAGCATGGAGGTACTGTAGAGATTGACAGCACACTGGATGAAGGGACGGAAGTGTTGCTCCGATTGCCGCTGCAAGGCGCATAATGGTTGAACGGTGCAGGCAATGTCATAAAAATTTCTCTGAAGTGTAGAGGAGCATCCGATTTGTGTTCGTTTTGAAAGCATAATGCGGTGTGAAATTCCTCTATAAAAAAAATGAGGGTTGTGGTATAGTGTGCAATGCGGTTAGGATAGTCTGTAGAACCTGCTTTGAAAGGCAATAAATTGATTCAGGAACGAACTCGAGACAGTATCACGTGGCGCGCAGTGCTTATCGGTTTGGCGTGCGCTACGACCGAATGTCTTCTCGCGCCTTATAACGATTACGTTATCCGCAACATCTTCCTCGCGGGTGGACATTTCCCTGTCGCTCCTTTCTTTGTTCTGACGGTTTTTGTATTGGGAATCAATGTTTTTCTGAAACAGGTCCATCCTGCCTCGGCGTTTTCGCCCGGAGAGCTTGTCACAATTT is part of the Candidatus Poribacteria bacterium genome and encodes:
- a CDS encoding HAMP domain-containing protein is translated as MRRYSIQTKIVLPFLLLFACVTIFVPLLTVELFAWKYSEQFTRETQGWLNTIVETGFIREDSEKVKKAYSVEIMVFGSDYTLNHSTLSGLSDAEQDWANLAKKMRLSEVKDHFREAGSTPITHDVTLAGKPYKVFYLLLPPERFYCLLRPMEKIAEAKRTLTWYMLGIAVLVMALIAFISHRIGKNLTNPIKVLVDSTTRVATGDLDELCEIKTHDEIGDLAAAFNKMTRDLKASRDQLIQAERLATAGKMSASFAHEIRNPLSSMRMLAQMLMQKPEMSPEKHQQSVRYILEEIERIDTIVKGLMDFSRPSSLNLKQQAITPILQTVLSLMEANLAHHKIQLVLDVSSETPEIQFDSDKLKQAFMNVVLNAIEAMPQGGVLRVSTFTENDSVCVKVKDTGIGIPEEDLEHLFEPFFTRKTRGTGLGLANVKRILEEHGGTVEIDSTLDEGTEVLLRLPLQGA